Proteins co-encoded in one Pirellulales bacterium genomic window:
- a CDS encoding RDD family protein, producing MDLQAAPIDTRIEIVTPENIAFRYRVAGPFRRLPAYLIDVAVRVAALAMLWFGLYVGFGVLGQQGMGVGLGMVAWFVLDWFYGGLFEAYWNGQTPGKRLMRIRVVSDEGQPINGWQAVLRNFLRSADALPQATLDLGSFPISFPTYLLGLATATMNDRYQRLGDLAAGTMVIIEEPQRHYGVVQINEPEAVRLAAELPAGFKPGRGLARALAAYVERRQTFPWRRRMEIAMHVGEPLREKLALPPDVNDDLLLCALYYRTFVADRVEGSGNRTE from the coding sequence ATGGACCTTCAGGCCGCACCGATCGACACGCGCATCGAGATTGTCACGCCTGAGAATATCGCCTTTCGGTACCGCGTGGCGGGGCCGTTTCGCCGCTTGCCGGCGTATCTGATCGATGTGGCGGTCCGCGTGGCGGCGCTCGCCATGCTTTGGTTTGGGCTCTACGTTGGCTTCGGAGTTCTGGGACAGCAGGGCATGGGCGTCGGGTTGGGGATGGTCGCCTGGTTCGTGCTGGACTGGTTTTACGGCGGCCTGTTCGAGGCCTATTGGAACGGCCAGACGCCCGGCAAGCGGCTCATGCGCATCCGGGTTGTCTCCGACGAGGGGCAACCCATCAACGGCTGGCAAGCCGTGCTGCGCAACTTTCTACGGTCGGCCGATGCGCTGCCGCAGGCGACGCTCGATTTAGGCTCCTTTCCAATCTCGTTTCCCACCTACCTGCTGGGCCTGGCGACGGCCACGATGAACGACCGCTATCAGCGCTTGGGCGATCTGGCGGCCGGCACGATGGTGATCATCGAAGAGCCGCAGCGGCACTACGGCGTGGTGCAGATCAATGAGCCCGAAGCGGTCCGGCTGGCGGCCGAGCTGCCGGCGGGGTTCAAGCCGGGCCGCGGCCTGGCACGGGCATTGGCCGCTTACGTCGAGCGGCGGCAAACGTTTCCCTGGCGGCGGCGGATGGAAATCGCCATGCACGTCGGCGAGCCGCTGCGCGAGAAGCTCGCCCTGCCGCCCGACGTCAACGACGACCTCTTGCTGTGCGCACTCTATTACCGCACGTTCGTCGCCGATCGCGTCGAGGGCAGCGGCAACCGCACAGAGTGA